One part of the Pandoraea faecigallinarum genome encodes these proteins:
- the hrpA gene encoding ATP-dependent RNA helicase HrpA → MASDERNRQSKPPKPKVTVPGHTRAQTTGSAQPDRARIPTEKGGKSGKGGPAAPGAGRERDGARRMPPAERAERIEREAQRLAARQAAANRVPGITFPEALPVSGRREEIARAIAGHQVVIVSGETGSGKTTQLPKICLALGRGLGAGGTGLIGHTQPRRIAASATARRIADELNTPLGEIVGFKVRFNDTLSNGASVKLMTDGILLAETQTDPLLRAYDTLIIDEAHERSLNIDFLLGYLKQLLPRRPDLKVIITSATIDADRFARHFGTGEGDALRPAPVIEVSGRLYPVEVRYRPIQDDARIANAEGRETGRASARERERDLMDGIVDAVDELCREGSGDVLVFLPGEREIREAAESLRKHHPPHTEILPLFARLSATDQERVFKPSNARRIVLATNVAETSLTVPGIRYVVDAGTARVKRYSYRNKVEQLQIESISQAAANQRAGRCGRVADGVCIRLYDEADFQSRARFTDPEILRSSLAAVILRMQSLRLSKVEDFPFIEPPPGRAIADGYQLLNELGAVDDTNQLTPLGRELARLPLDPRVGRMILAAREQQSLREVLIIASGLAVQDPRERPIEAQDAADNAHRKFADERSEFLSWIKLWKWFEEAIAHKKSNRLLAQACRENFLSQLRLREWRDVHSQLLTVVREQGWRLNESEATYEQVHLALLAGLLGNIGCKADDDPHFLGAHGIKFHIWPGSSLVKKAGRWVMAGELVETSRLYARCIARIEPEWIERAGKHLVKTSLSDAHWEKKAAQVVAYERGTLYGLTIYARRRMNFGPRDPRRAREIFLRSALVEGEWETKLPFYAHNRKLIADIEQLEHKSRRQDVLVDDELIYAFYDAHVPEGLYDGASFEHWYRETSKGTPKLLYLVRDDLMRHEAAGVTTDLFPKKTAIAGVEMALTYHFDPGSPRDGVTLAVPLYALNQVDARRCEWLVPGMLKEKAHLLMKSLPQKLRRHFVPLPEYAAGFLERAAFGQGALLDALMADAREQTGVMLKSSDFKLEMLPAHLSMNFKVIDEHGRQLGMGRNLAQLRAELGQQAQRTFQQIAARSGATPTGSASDARAARAAQASPASPAGRDGGRNVANGAGKGAPATPSAGAVEPGRYDNLTTWSFGELPEMLEIRRGGQTLFGYPALVDRGDHCDLEVFDDPDEAQRQHRAGLRRLFAIQLREQVKYLEKNIPGLQQMAMQYMSLGTQEELRDQIVDLALERACLPLPWPSDNASFAARKDEGRGRLTLLAQEIARLAGQILTEYAALQKKLAQAKPFAQAHADLTAQLQRLIGKRFLVDTPYAQLAHFPRYLKGMAARIDKLKADPSRDARAMSELGPLLQNWQRATSQRRDHGDARLDEFRWLLEELRVSLFAQELRTPMPVSVKRLHKVWEALQR, encoded by the coding sequence ATGGCAAGTGATGAACGAAATCGACAATCGAAGCCCCCGAAGCCGAAAGTGACGGTGCCGGGGCATACGCGTGCTCAAACGACGGGCAGTGCGCAACCGGATCGCGCTCGCATCCCGACGGAAAAGGGTGGAAAGAGCGGAAAGGGCGGACCGGCAGCCCCGGGCGCCGGACGCGAGCGCGATGGCGCGCGGCGCATGCCACCCGCCGAACGGGCCGAGCGGATCGAGCGTGAGGCGCAGCGGCTGGCCGCGCGTCAGGCCGCCGCCAACCGCGTGCCCGGGATCACGTTCCCCGAGGCATTGCCCGTATCGGGCCGCCGCGAAGAGATCGCGCGCGCCATTGCCGGCCATCAGGTCGTCATCGTGAGCGGTGAGACCGGCTCCGGCAAAACCACCCAACTGCCCAAGATATGCCTCGCACTCGGACGCGGTCTGGGCGCGGGCGGCACAGGCCTCATCGGCCACACCCAGCCGCGGCGCATTGCCGCATCGGCCACCGCGCGCCGGATCGCCGACGAGTTGAACACGCCGCTGGGCGAGATCGTCGGCTTCAAGGTGCGCTTTAACGACACGCTGTCCAACGGGGCGTCCGTCAAGCTGATGACCGACGGCATTCTGCTCGCCGAGACGCAGACCGATCCGTTGTTGCGTGCGTACGACACCCTCATCATCGACGAGGCGCACGAGCGCAGTCTGAACATCGACTTTCTGCTCGGTTACCTCAAACAGTTGCTGCCGCGCCGCCCGGATCTGAAGGTCATCATCACCTCGGCCACCATCGACGCCGATCGCTTCGCCCGCCATTTCGGCACTGGCGAAGGCGACGCGTTGCGTCCGGCGCCGGTCATCGAGGTGAGCGGCCGGCTGTATCCGGTGGAGGTGCGCTACCGCCCGATTCAGGACGACGCGCGTATCGCCAACGCCGAGGGACGCGAAACCGGCCGGGCGAGCGCGCGCGAGCGCGAGCGCGATCTGATGGACGGCATCGTCGACGCGGTCGACGAACTCTGCCGTGAAGGCTCGGGCGACGTGCTCGTCTTCCTGCCCGGCGAGCGCGAAATCCGGGAAGCCGCGGAGTCGCTGCGCAAGCACCATCCGCCGCACACCGAAATCCTGCCGCTTTTCGCGCGACTGTCCGCGACCGACCAGGAGCGCGTGTTCAAGCCGTCCAATGCGCGCCGCATCGTGCTGGCGACCAACGTCGCGGAAACGTCGCTAACGGTGCCCGGCATTCGTTACGTGGTCGACGCCGGCACGGCGCGCGTGAAGCGTTACTCGTACCGCAACAAGGTCGAGCAGTTGCAGATCGAGTCGATATCGCAGGCCGCCGCCAACCAGCGTGCAGGCCGATGCGGCCGCGTGGCCGACGGCGTGTGTATCCGTCTATACGACGAAGCCGATTTCCAGTCGCGTGCGCGCTTCACCGATCCCGAAATCCTGCGTTCGTCGCTGGCCGCCGTCATCTTGCGCATGCAGTCGCTGCGACTCTCGAAGGTCGAGGATTTTCCGTTCATCGAGCCGCCACCGGGCCGCGCCATTGCCGACGGCTACCAGTTGCTCAACGAACTCGGGGCTGTCGACGACACGAACCAGCTCACACCGCTCGGGCGCGAATTGGCGCGCCTGCCGCTCGATCCGCGCGTGGGCCGCATGATCCTCGCCGCACGCGAGCAGCAGTCGCTGCGTGAAGTGCTCATCATTGCAAGCGGTCTGGCGGTGCAGGACCCGCGCGAGCGGCCCATCGAAGCGCAGGACGCCGCCGATAACGCGCACCGGAAATTTGCCGACGAACGGTCCGAATTCCTGTCGTGGATCAAGCTATGGAAGTGGTTCGAAGAGGCTATCGCGCACAAGAAGTCCAACCGCCTGCTGGCGCAGGCCTGCCGCGAGAACTTCCTGTCGCAGTTGCGTCTGCGGGAATGGCGCGATGTCCACAGTCAGTTGCTCACCGTGGTGCGCGAACAGGGCTGGCGGCTCAACGAATCGGAAGCGACCTACGAGCAGGTCCATCTGGCCCTGCTCGCGGGCCTGCTCGGCAACATCGGCTGCAAGGCCGACGACGATCCGCATTTTCTCGGCGCGCACGGCATCAAGTTCCATATCTGGCCGGGTTCGTCGCTCGTGAAGAAGGCCGGGCGCTGGGTCATGGCGGGCGAACTGGTGGAGACAAGCCGCCTCTATGCCCGCTGCATCGCCCGGATCGAGCCGGAATGGATCGAGCGCGCCGGCAAGCACCTCGTCAAGACGTCGCTATCCGATGCACATTGGGAAAAGAAGGCCGCGCAGGTCGTCGCTTACGAGCGCGGCACACTCTACGGCCTGACGATCTACGCGCGCCGGCGCATGAACTTCGGCCCGCGCGATCCGCGCCGTGCGCGCGAAATCTTCCTGCGCAGCGCGCTCGTCGAGGGTGAATGGGAGACAAAGCTCCCGTTTTACGCCCACAACCGCAAGTTGATTGCGGACATCGAGCAACTCGAACACAAGTCGCGGCGTCAGGACGTACTCGTCGACGACGAACTGATCTACGCGTTCTACGACGCTCACGTGCCCGAGGGCCTGTACGACGGCGCGAGCTTCGAGCATTGGTATCGCGAGACGTCCAAAGGCACGCCGAAGCTGCTCTATCTCGTGCGCGACGATCTGATGCGTCACGAGGCGGCGGGGGTCACGACCGACCTGTTCCCCAAGAAGACCGCCATCGCGGGCGTCGAAATGGCGCTCACGTACCACTTCGACCCGGGTTCGCCGCGCGACGGTGTCACGCTTGCCGTGCCGCTCTATGCGCTCAATCAGGTCGACGCGCGCCGCTGCGAATGGCTCGTGCCCGGCATGCTCAAGGAAAAGGCGCACCTGCTGATGAAGTCGCTGCCGCAGAAGTTGCGGCGTCACTTCGTGCCGTTGCCCGAGTACGCGGCGGGGTTCCTCGAACGGGCGGCGTTCGGGCAGGGGGCATTGCTCGATGCGCTCATGGCCGATGCGCGCGAGCAGACCGGCGTCATGCTCAAGTCGAGCGACTTCAAGCTGGAAATGCTGCCGGCGCACTTGTCGATGAACTTCAAGGTGATCGACGAGCATGGCCGTCAACTCGGCATGGGGCGCAATCTGGCCCAACTGCGTGCCGAACTCGGCCAGCAGGCGCAGCGTACGTTCCAGCAGATCGCCGCGAGGAGCGGGGCGACGCCCACGGGAAGTGCGTCGGACGCTCGCGCGGCGCGGGCCGCACAAGCCTCACCAGCCTCACCAGCGGGGCGTGACGGGGGCAGGAACGTCGCAAATGGCGCAGGCAAGGGGGCGCCAGCCACGCCATCCGCGGGCGCCGTCGAACCTGGCCGCTACGACAATCTCACGACCTGGAGCTTTGGCGAGTTGCCGGAGATGCTGGAGATCCGTCGTGGCGGGCAGACGCTGTTCGGCTATCCGGCGCTGGTCGACCGTGGCGATCACTGCGATCTGGAAGTGTTCGACGATCCGGACGAAGCGCAGCGTCAGCATCGCGCGGGCCTGCGGCGTCTGTTCGCGATTCAGCTTCGGGAGCAGGTGAAGTATCTGGAGAAGAATATTCCCGGTTTGCAGCAAATGGCGATGCAGTACATGAGTCTGGGCACGCAGGAGGAATTGCGCGATCAGATCGTGGATCTGGCGCTGGAGCGGGCCTGCCTTCCGTTGCCGTGGCCGAGCGACAATGCGTCGTTCGCCGCCCGCAAGGACGAAGGGCGCGGCCGCCTGACGCTGCTCGCGCAGGAGATTGCGCGTCTGGCCGGGCAGATTCTCACCGAGTACGCCGCGTTGCAGAAGAAGCTGGCGCAGGCCAAGCCGTTTGCACAGGCACACGCGGACCTGACGGCCCAATTGCAGCGCCTGATCGGCAAGCGTTTCCTTGTCGATACGCCCTATGCCCAACTGGCCCACTTCCCACGTTATCTGAAAGGCATGGCGGCGCGCATCGACAAGCTCAAGGCCGATCCGTCGCGCGACGCCCGGGCCATGAGCGAGCTCGGGCCGCTGTTGCAAAACTGGCAACGGGCGACGTCGCAGCGTCGCGATCATGGCGATGCAAGGCTCGACGAGTTCCGCTGGTTGCTCGAAGAGCTGCGTGTTTCGCTCTTCGCTCAGGAGTTACGCACCCCCATGCCGGTCTCGGTCAAGCGTCTTCACAAGGTCTGGGAGGCGCTGCAACGCTGA
- a CDS encoding YybH family protein produces the protein MPAAIFLSPEDAEHAFYEALRAGDTDTLMDVWSEDEEVVCIHPSGPRHVGPAAVRTSWRQILAKGGVQVTVSHLQVAHNPLCAVHNVLEQIQVETHPDARYAFVLATNVYLKEADGWRLVLHHASPAIGHDDTGSQLPRAHRLH, from the coding sequence ATGCCCGCAGCGATATTTCTCAGCCCGGAAGACGCCGAGCACGCGTTCTACGAAGCGTTGCGTGCCGGTGACACGGATACGTTGATGGATGTCTGGTCGGAAGACGAAGAGGTTGTCTGCATCCATCCTTCAGGCCCCCGGCACGTCGGCCCGGCGGCCGTACGCACCAGTTGGCGGCAGATCCTCGCCAAAGGCGGTGTGCAGGTGACGGTCAGCCACCTACAGGTCGCCCATAACCCGCTTTGCGCCGTTCACAACGTGCTCGAGCAAATTCAGGTCGAAACGCACCCGGACGCGCGTTACGCCTTCGTGCTGGCCACCAACGTCTATCTCAAGGAAGCGGACGGTTGGCGGCTCGTGCTGCATCACGCCAGTCCAGCCATCGGCCACGACGACACAGGCTCCCAATTGCCCCGCGCCCACCGGCTGCATTGA
- a CDS encoding EI24 domain-containing protein: MNDILRALGRALVSLLHPRMLWLTAMPFIVSGLLWGAVIWFGWEPFTDFLRVWLEQWEFTQWIYRFFGYFGVDSVRMALAPFILVALLVPLIVVTALLLIAGWSMPAVLRHLSRRHFVHLEARQGGSFWGSLGQSLGATFLFLIAALVTLPLWLVPPFFAIVPPLLWGWLTYRVMTYDALAYHASPEERRRLVREKRLPLLVIGVATGLLGSLPTLLWVSSVVMIVLFPVIALVAIWLYVVIFVFSALWFAHYCLRALSRMRAEDAHREPTLAATVLPVAGVPPPESEDLPPADTPLLPGPSGPTGSPNGSP, encoded by the coding sequence ATGAACGATATTCTTCGCGCGCTTGGCCGCGCGCTCGTGAGCCTGCTGCATCCGCGCATGCTATGGCTCACCGCAATGCCCTTCATCGTCTCCGGTCTTCTCTGGGGCGCCGTGATCTGGTTCGGATGGGAACCGTTCACCGACTTCCTTCGTGTCTGGCTCGAACAGTGGGAATTCACACAGTGGATTTACCGCTTCTTCGGGTATTTCGGCGTGGACAGCGTGCGCATGGCGCTCGCGCCGTTCATTCTCGTGGCGCTGCTCGTGCCGCTTATCGTCGTTACTGCGCTCCTGCTCATTGCGGGATGGTCGATGCCTGCGGTGCTGCGACACCTCTCGCGCCGCCATTTCGTTCATCTCGAAGCGAGACAGGGCGGGTCGTTCTGGGGAAGCCTCGGGCAGTCGCTCGGCGCGACGTTCCTCTTCCTGATCGCCGCGCTCGTCACGTTGCCGCTGTGGCTCGTGCCGCCGTTTTTTGCCATCGTGCCGCCCTTGCTGTGGGGCTGGCTGACGTATCGGGTCATGACGTACGACGCGCTCGCGTATCACGCGAGTCCAGAGGAGCGTCGCCGGCTGGTGCGCGAGAAGCGGCTGCCGCTGCTCGTCATCGGCGTTGCGACAGGGCTGCTCGGTTCGCTGCCGACACTGCTGTGGGTCTCGTCCGTCGTCATGATCGTGCTGTTCCCGGTCATTGCGCTCGTGGCGATCTGGCTTTACGTGGTGATCTTCGTTTTCTCGGCGCTATGGTTCGCCCACTATTGCCTGCGAGCCCTCTCGCGCATGCGTGCGGAAGACGCGCACCGCGAGCCCACGCTCGCCGCGACGGTGCTGCCCGTGGCCGGTGTGCCGCCGCCTGAGAGCGAGGACCTGCCGCCGGCGGACACGCCGCTGTTGCCGGGGCCGTCAGGGCCGACGGGCTCGCCCAACGGGTCGCCGTGA
- the fnr gene encoding fumarate/nitrate reduction transcriptional regulator Fnr, with protein MTTETGRIPGNPIPVAQPRCSTCSLGQFCLPVGIPEPELERLDALVSERRRLKKGEVLYHANDNLNAVYGIRFGSLKSCVTAPDGREQVVGFHLQGELIGLDAVADNHHPSTAIALEDSELCIARFNELETLSRQVPSLQRQLHRLMSQEIRNEHQQLLALGTMRAEERLAVFLLNLSERLAARGYAANEFVLRMSREEIGSFLGLKLETVSRLFSRFAQNGMIEIRQRHVKIVDGIALRELAGVHHC; from the coding sequence ATGACCACAGAGACCGGTCGCATTCCCGGCAACCCCATTCCGGTTGCCCAGCCTCGTTGTTCCACCTGCTCATTGGGGCAGTTCTGCCTGCCCGTCGGCATCCCTGAGCCGGAGCTGGAACGACTGGACGCACTCGTCAGCGAGCGCCGCCGCCTCAAGAAAGGCGAAGTGCTCTATCACGCCAACGACAACCTGAATGCTGTCTACGGCATTCGTTTCGGGTCGCTCAAGAGCTGTGTCACGGCCCCCGACGGCCGCGAGCAGGTCGTCGGCTTCCACCTTCAGGGCGAACTCATCGGTCTGGATGCCGTGGCCGACAACCATCATCCGAGTACCGCCATCGCGCTCGAAGACAGCGAGTTGTGTATCGCACGCTTCAATGAGCTGGAGACGCTGTCGCGTCAGGTACCCTCGCTGCAACGCCAGTTGCACCGCCTGATGAGCCAGGAAATACGTAACGAGCACCAGCAATTGCTCGCGCTCGGCACCATGCGCGCCGAAGAGCGTCTGGCTGTCTTTCTGCTGAATCTGTCCGAACGCCTTGCCGCGCGCGGCTATGCGGCCAACGAGTTCGTGTTGCGCATGAGCCGCGAAGAGATCGGAAGTTTCCTCGGACTCAAGCTGGAAACGGTCAGCCGCCTGTTCTCGCGTTTCGCGCAAAACGGCATGATCGAAATCCGTCAGCGTCACGTCAAGATCGTCGACGGTATCGCCCTGCGCGAACTCGCCGGCGTGCATCACTGCTGA
- a CDS encoding LysR family transcriptional regulator — protein sequence MALDLDTVALFVRVATLGNVSAAGRERGLSPATASTRLAQLEGGLGARLLHRTTRRVALTQEGEVFLGQAQALLAAEAQALASVGQGFAAPQGLLRVSCSSSFARQHISPALPEFLARYPGISLDFRLTDRVVDLLEEGVDMAIRVGALRDSTLIARKLAANRRTLCASPAYLAAHGAPRHPSDLTQHECLTLGEQRDWRFVTPGGPLSVRVAGRLVSDNGEVLRDAVLAGLGIALKSTWDIAAHLQRGELVPVLQAYPLAEEVAIWAVYPSRVFVPPKTHAFIEFLQARFSPVPYWETLWPAPAQDR from the coding sequence ATGGCATTGGACCTCGATACCGTCGCATTGTTCGTGCGCGTTGCGACGTTGGGTAACGTGTCGGCGGCGGGCCGGGAGCGCGGGTTGTCGCCCGCAACGGCCAGCACGCGACTCGCGCAGCTTGAGGGGGGGCTCGGTGCCCGACTGCTGCACCGAACGACCCGGCGAGTCGCGTTGACGCAGGAGGGCGAAGTCTTCCTGGGGCAGGCGCAGGCCTTGCTCGCGGCCGAGGCCCAGGCGCTGGCGAGCGTCGGGCAGGGATTCGCGGCGCCGCAGGGGCTGTTACGGGTATCGTGTTCGTCGTCGTTCGCCCGGCAGCACATTTCGCCCGCATTGCCGGAATTTCTGGCGCGCTATCCCGGTATTTCGCTGGATTTCCGGCTCACGGACCGGGTCGTCGATCTGCTGGAGGAAGGCGTGGACATGGCGATCCGCGTGGGCGCGCTGCGCGACTCGACGCTCATCGCACGAAAGCTCGCGGCGAATCGGCGGACACTGTGTGCGTCGCCTGCCTATCTCGCGGCGCATGGCGCACCGCGGCACCCGAGTGATCTTACGCAGCACGAATGCCTCACGCTCGGAGAGCAGCGCGACTGGCGGTTCGTCACGCCGGGCGGCCCGCTAAGTGTGCGCGTGGCGGGGCGGCTCGTGTCGGATAACGGGGAAGTCCTGCGCGACGCCGTGCTGGCCGGTTTGGGGATCGCGCTCAAATCGACGTGGGACATTGCGGCGCATTTGCAGCGCGGGGAATTGGTGCCCGTGTTGCAAGCGTACCCGCTCGCCGAGGAGGTTGCGATCTGGGCGGTGTACCCGAGCCGGGTGTTCGTGCCGCCGAAAACGCACGCGTTCATTGAGTTCCTGCAGGCGCGTTTCAGTCCGGTGCCATACTGGGAGACGCTGTGGCCGGCCCCGGCGCAGGACAGATAG
- a CDS encoding zinc-binding alcohol dehydrogenase family protein, with product MKAIGLTRYLPIDDPRALEDIEVPTPTPAGHDLLVKVEAISVNPVDTKVRAPKDKVETTPRVLGWDAAGTVAAVGPDVTLFKVGDPVYYAGSITRPGANSEFHLVDERITGHMPASLDFVNAAALPLTTITAWEALFDRLDIAPDGGDEGKSILIVGGAGGVGSIAIQLARRLAKLTIVATASRPESADWCRQLGAQHVIDHYQDMPTQLKALGLPQVDFVLCLNDTDTHFPAMAEAVAPQGKICSIVENAGPLEVGLLKSKSATFVWEFMFTRAMYETPDMIAQHKLLTEVARLVDAGTLRTTVGEVMGPINAANLRRAHAQLEGGRTIGKLVLAGF from the coding sequence ATGAAAGCCATTGGATTGACTCGTTACCTCCCCATCGACGATCCCAGGGCCCTCGAAGACATCGAGGTGCCGACACCGACGCCCGCCGGTCACGACTTGCTCGTCAAGGTCGAAGCCATTTCGGTGAACCCGGTCGACACGAAGGTGCGCGCCCCGAAGGACAAAGTCGAGACGACCCCGCGCGTGCTGGGATGGGACGCGGCCGGTACCGTCGCCGCGGTCGGGCCGGACGTGACCCTCTTCAAGGTCGGCGACCCCGTGTACTACGCGGGCAGCATCACCCGCCCGGGCGCCAACAGCGAGTTCCATCTGGTGGACGAACGCATTACGGGTCACATGCCCGCGTCGCTCGACTTCGTGAATGCGGCAGCACTGCCGCTCACGACGATCACCGCGTGGGAGGCTTTGTTCGACCGTCTGGACATCGCGCCGGACGGCGGCGACGAAGGCAAGTCGATCCTGATCGTCGGCGGCGCGGGCGGTGTGGGATCCATTGCGATCCAACTGGCGCGACGGCTCGCCAAACTCACGATCGTGGCCACGGCATCGCGCCCCGAGTCGGCCGACTGGTGCCGTCAGTTAGGTGCGCAGCACGTTATCGACCACTATCAGGACATGCCCACGCAGTTGAAGGCGCTGGGCCTGCCGCAGGTCGATTTCGTGTTGTGTCTGAACGATACGGACACGCATTTCCCGGCCATGGCGGAGGCGGTCGCGCCACAGGGCAAGATCTGCTCGATCGTGGAAAATGCCGGACCGTTGGAAGTGGGCCTGCTCAAGAGCAAGAGCGCCACGTTCGTCTGGGAATTCATGTTCACGCGCGCCATGTACGAAACGCCTGACATGATCGCCCAGCACAAACTGCTCACCGAGGTCGCCAGACTGGTCGATGCCGGCACGCTGCGAACGACCGTCGGCGAAGTCATGGGTCCGATCAACGCGGCGAACCTGCGTCGCGCGCACGCGCAGCTCGAAGGCGGGCGCACGATCGGCAAACTCGTCCTCGCCGGGTTCTGA
- a CDS encoding beta-propeller fold lactonase family protein — protein MRKLLIAASLAASFGLAALAGPARAAAPAPESVVVVLNSADASVSLIDKATQKVIQTFPVGKEPHHLMATPDNQSLIVANSVGNNLVFLDPKTGQIQRKVENIEDPYQIGFSPDKKWFVANALRLDRVDIYRFDGKNLSVAQRIPIKKMPSHLVFTQDSKLVFISLQESNEVAAIDLATQKVIWKLKVGDSPAGVWLTPNDKYLLVGMTGADYAAVVDWRNQKVVKTIPTGKGAHNFRSLADGKHVLISNRVSSTISIIDQDALANVGNITGLLPGPDDMELSADRKTLWVTFRWARKVGIIDLTSRKLVNTIAVGRSPHGIYFYDRAPVL, from the coding sequence ATGCGCAAACTTCTGATTGCCGCCAGTCTGGCGGCTTCCTTCGGGCTCGCCGCCCTGGCCGGCCCGGCCCGCGCCGCCGCGCCCGCGCCCGAGAGCGTGGTGGTCGTGCTCAATTCGGCGGACGCGAGTGTCAGCCTGATCGACAAGGCCACGCAGAAGGTGATTCAGACGTTCCCGGTCGGCAAGGAGCCCCATCACCTGATGGCGACGCCCGATAACCAGTCGCTCATCGTCGCCAACTCGGTCGGCAACAATCTCGTTTTCCTCGATCCGAAGACAGGGCAGATCCAGCGCAAGGTCGAGAACATCGAAGATCCCTACCAGATCGGTTTCTCGCCGGACAAGAAGTGGTTCGTCGCCAACGCCCTGCGTCTGGACCGCGTGGACATCTATCGCTTCGACGGCAAGAACCTGAGCGTCGCCCAGCGTATCCCGATCAAGAAGATGCCGAGCCACCTGGTGTTCACGCAGGACAGCAAGCTCGTGTTCATCTCGTTGCAGGAGTCGAACGAGGTCGCCGCCATCGATCTTGCCACGCAAAAGGTAATCTGGAAGCTGAAGGTCGGCGACAGCCCCGCCGGGGTCTGGCTCACGCCGAACGACAAGTATCTGCTCGTGGGCATGACCGGCGCCGATTATGCGGCCGTGGTCGACTGGCGCAATCAGAAGGTCGTCAAGACGATTCCGACGGGCAAGGGCGCGCACAACTTCCGCTCGCTGGCCGATGGCAAGCACGTGCTGATTTCGAACCGGGTGTCCAGCACGATCAGCATCATCGATCAGGACGCGCTCGCGAATGTGGGCAACATCACCGGCCTGCTGCCGGGGCCGGACGACATGGAATTGTCCGCCGACAGGAAAACGCTGTGGGTGACGTTCCGCTGGGCGCGCAAGGTCGGCATCATCGATCTGACCTCGCGCAAGCTCGTCAATACCATTGCGGTCGGACGCTCGCCGCACGGGATCTATTTCTACGACCGCGCGCCGGTGCTGTAA
- a CDS encoding competence/damage-inducible protein A, with amino-acid sequence MAVGIIIIGDEILSGRRHDKHLPKLIELLTERGMQLGWAEYVGDDPARITATLRRTFASDDIVFVTGGIGATPDDHTRQCAAAALNVPLVLTPQAEALIMERIADTSPDGVADMTQADNRHRLKMGEFPVGARVLPNPYNKIPGFSVENHHFMPGFPVMAWPMMAWALDTYYADLHHLTKHTERSVLVFGLAESTLTPLMEAIEAEYGGIKVFSLPSVGDAERGAVYARRHIDLGVKGDPALAGAAFERLVAGVEALGGEIIHAAQAVALLEGTVPSAK; translated from the coding sequence ATGGCGGTCGGCATCATCATCATCGGCGACGAAATTCTCTCGGGGCGCCGTCACGACAAGCATCTGCCCAAGCTCATCGAGTTGCTCACCGAGCGCGGCATGCAACTCGGCTGGGCCGAGTATGTGGGCGACGATCCGGCGCGCATCACGGCAACGCTGCGTCGTACCTTCGCCAGCGACGACATCGTGTTCGTGACGGGCGGTATCGGCGCCACGCCCGACGATCACACGCGTCAGTGCGCGGCGGCGGCGCTCAACGTGCCGCTCGTGCTCACGCCGCAAGCCGAGGCGCTCATCATGGAGCGCATCGCCGATACCAGTCCGGACGGTGTGGCCGACATGACGCAGGCGGATAACCGTCATCGTCTGAAGATGGGGGAGTTTCCCGTCGGTGCGCGCGTGCTGCCCAATCCGTACAACAAGATTCCCGGGTTCTCGGTCGAGAACCACCACTTCATGCCGGGTTTCCCGGTCATGGCGTGGCCGATGATGGCATGGGCGCTCGATACCTATTACGCAGACCTGCATCATCTGACGAAACATACGGAACGGTCGGTGCTGGTCTTCGGGCTGGCCGAATCGACGCTCACGCCGCTCATGGAGGCCATCGAAGCCGAGTACGGCGGCATCAAGGTATTCAGCCTGCCGAGCGTGGGCGACGCGGAGCGCGGCGCGGTTTACGCCCGTCGTCATATCGATCTTGGGGTGAAGGGCGACCCGGCGCTGGCCGGTGCGGCGTTCGAGCGTCTCGTCGCGGGCGTGGAGGCCTTGGGTGGCGAGATTATTCATGCTGCGCAGGCCGTGGCGTTGCTGGAAGGGACAGTGCCGTCGGCGAAGTGA